TGATGTTCACTGCGAGGGTATTACCGAGATCACCGCTGACGACATCGCAGCCGCCAAGAGCGCAGACTGCACCATTAAGCTGCTGGCTACCTGTGAGCGGGTTACGGACGAAAATGGCAAGGAGTCCATTTCCGCCCGCGTGTACCCAGCGCTGATTCCACGTCGTCACCCGCTGGCAACTGTGCGTGAGTCTTTCAACGCTGTCTTCATTGAGGCCGAGGCCGCTGGTCGCCTGATGTTCTACGGCAACGGCGCTGGTGGTAATCCGACCGCCTCCGCAGTGCTCGGTGACCTCGTTGCAGCTGCTCGCAACATTGTCCACGGTGGTCGCGCACCGGGAGATTCCACCTACGCTAACCTGCCGATTCTCGACTTCGGTGACGTTCGCACCCGCTACCACATCGACCTGCACGTCGACGATCGCGTCGGAGTGCTTGCCGATGTCGCTCGTACCTTCTCTGATCACAACATCTCCCTGCGCACCGTCCGCCAGGAAGAGGGCGCCAACGGCGCTCGCCTGGTCATCGTGACCCACAAGGCACTGGAGAAGGATTTGGAAGCAACGGTCGATGAATTGCGCGCCAACGACGCGGTTTTGGCCGTCAACAACGTCATTCGTATCGAAGGAATGGATATCTAAATGGCACAGGAGCTTTTCCCGGGTCAGAAGGTCACCGTCACGGTTGCAGGTTCGTCAGCGAACTTGGGCCCGGGCTTCGACACCCTGGGGTTGGCAGTTGCGCTCTACGACATCGTCGAGGTCGAGGTCATCGAGTCCGGTGTCGTCGTTGAAATTCACGGCGAGGGCGAAGTCGACCTGCCGCGCAACGAATCTAATCTGGTTTTGCGCGCGATTCGCGCGGGCCTTCGCGCCGCAGGAGTCGAGGCACCGGGGCTGAAGGTTATTTGCCACAACACCATTCCGCAGTCGCGCGGTCTAGGCTCTTCCGCAGCCGCCGCCGTTGCTGGTGTCGCTGCCGCTAACGGTCTGGCGGGCTTCCCGCTTACCGATGACCAGGTAATCCAAGAATCCTCGGTATTCGAAGGCCACCCGGATAACGCTGGCGCATCCGTTCTCGGCGGGGCAGTGGTCAGCTGGACTGACAAGCCTGTCGATGGTCGCACCGCACCTCAGTACCGAGCAGTGAGCATTCCGGTGCATGAGTCCATTCAGGCGACCGCACTCGTACCGGCATTCCACGCCTCCACGAATGCAGTCCGTCAGGTGCTGCCGAGCGATGTTTCGCATGTCGACGCTCGTTTCAATGTCTCCCGTACTGCGGTTATGACCGCAGCGCTGCAGTCCCACCCGGAACTGCTGTGGGAGGGAACGCGAGATCGCCTGCACCAGCCGTACCGCTCCGACGTGCTGCCGGTGACCGCAGAGTGGGTCAACCGCCTGCGCAACCGTGGCTACGCGGCATTCCTCTCGGGTGCTGGTCCGACCTGTATGGTTCTGGGAACTACTGCAGTAGATGAGAAGATCTTGGACGATGCCCGCGAGGCTGGCATCAAGGTCATGGAGCTGGGAATCGGTGAGCCGGTTAAGGTCGTGGTCGACGGCTAAGCCGCAGCTGCGGCCAGGTGCCGGGCCAGTGGCTTAGCCTGCTACCTACTTTTCGCCCGGCCCCTTCAGTTTCACGATGCTGTACTGACCTGCGCTCAAGTGCGAGCGCAGGTCTTTCTTGTCGAACTTGCCCACTGAGGTCTTATCGATTGAGTCCACGAAGGCCCAGTACTCCGGCAGCATCCACTTTGGCAGCTTTGGCCGCAGTTCATCGCGGAGCATTTCAGCGGTCTCCTTGCTCTGTTCAACTTCCGGCATCAGCACCGTAATGGCCAGTGGGCGCTCACCCCACTTTTTATCTGGCATGCCGATAATCGCGCACTCGAGTACCTGTGGGCTTTCCATTACGAAGTTTTCCAGCTGAGCGGAGTAGATCCACTCACCACCGGAACGAATGACATCGCGAGCACGGTCATGAATAGTCAGGTAGCCGTCGTGAGTAATCGAGCCGACATCGCCAGTGCGGAGCCACCCGTCCTCGGTGAACTGTTCGCTAGCCTCGTCGACCTCCGCACCGCGGAAGAAGTGCGCGGTGCCTCCATCTTGAGCCTCCGGAGAGCTGTAGTAGCCTCCGGTGACCGTGTTGCCGCGCACCTGCAGCTCACCCTGGTTGCGGTCATGCAGGTCGAGCACGCGGTCGTTGTCATCAACAATGCGGAACTGCATGATGTCCGGGAAACGTCCTTGGCTGACACGGTAGCGTTCGCGGGCCTCACCGGAGGCGCCGTACGGAGGTCGTGCCACGGTACCGATAGGCGAAGTCTCGGTCATGCCCCAGAAGTGGATGACATCGACACCGTAGCGCTCTTCCCATAGCCGAATCAATGCAGGTGGGACAGGAGAACCGCCCGAGAAAATCTCCTGCAGACTCATGCGCTTCGGAGGATTGCTGAGGTAGTGTGCCATGAGGTTAATCCACAGCGTCGGCACGCCCTGAGCTACGCGCGGCATTGAGGTTTCGATGATTTCTGCCAGACGCGGTGCGGACAGGTCCGCGCCGGGGAAGATTAGCGACGCCCCGCACATGAAGGAGGCCAGCGGCACGCCCCAGGACAGGACGTGATAAATGGGCACACAGCAAAGCCACGGGTTTCCATGCGAGATGGCAAAGGAGTCAGTGGTGCGCATATTCAGGCTGTGCAAGTACAGCGAACGGTGGCTGTAGACGACACCTTTAGGTGCGCCCTCGGTGCCCGTCGAATAGCACATGGCTGCACCGGAGTTTTCATCGAGCTCAGGCCAGTCGAAGCGGCTGGGGCGTCCGTCGATGAGCGATTCGTAGGAGTACCACGGGATACCATCCGGCAGTTGCTCAGCCACGTCAGACAGATCACCGATACCGATAATGATGACAGCGCGGACGCGCGGGCAGTGCGGAAGAACCTCGGCGAGCAGTTCGATCTCGGTCGGGTCCGCGATGATGACCTGGTCATCGGCGTGATTGATAATGTGCACAATCTGATCCGGCATGAGCTGCTTGTTCAGCGGCTGGAATACCGCGCCCATGGAGGCGACGCCGAGGAAGACCTCGAAGTGTTCGGCGCAGTTGTACATCAGGGTAGCGATGCGCTGATCCCCGTCGATGCCGAGCTCATCGCGAAGTGCATGTGCCAGCGCACTAGCGCGTGCGGCGATGGCGGCAAAAGTGGTGGTCTCGGGGCCGTCACTGTTCCAGGAGGTCACCGGAGTCCGACCGTGAATGGTGCGACCGTATTCCACAATCTGAGCGATATTGAGAGGAATATGAGGCATCGTACTGCGCATGAGCTCTACAGTACCGACTCACAGCCCCGCGACCTAGCGAAACGCAGGTGAGAACTAGTGTTGCTACCTGACTATTTGGTGACTATCCTTGGGCAATAGGTCGTTTTCAATACGCGGCTAGATACGTACTTCTTCATGTACTCCGCATGCCGTTGACCTTCGCAGTTGTTCACACAACGCGATGGCGCAACGTGACATTGAAAACACATAAATCAGTAGTGCGACTACATAGTCTTGCGGTGCTGTGGACCTAAAATTTCCTAACCATCTTCAGCCCGGACGCTCGGGTTTGAGATGCGGAAATAATGTAGGCAAGATGCCTCGGTTTAGTTTCAACGTCGAGGTCTTTTGCCTGGCTTTTTCGATAGTTTCCCGTCAGCTGCGGCTACTTTTCCGCACGTGGTAAAGGTTCGACGACGGAGCACACGCGGTGGCGGGCAGTAAGAGCGAAAAAGTGTCAATGACATAGCCCCCTGTAGAGAGTGACTGCAGGGAAGGTCGATGAAAGGACATCCGTGACCGATACGGACACCACTGCCACGGCAGGCGGCCCAGAGAATCTTGCGGCCCTCCGAATGGCAGAACTGCGTGAAATCGCTTCCAGCAAGGGCATTCGCGGCATCTCCGCCATGCGCAAGCATGAGCTGATTGAGGCCATTAAGAATGGTGCCCCGGCTGCTGGTTCCGCTCCAGCTCGGAAATCTCGCGCGAAGAAGGCTGCGGCTGGGGCTGCGGATACCGGCTCCAAGGCGAAGGATGCCAAGGAATCGCCGTCGGAAAGCGCGGATAAGGGTTCCAGTAAGAGCGCCGACAAGAGCGACAAGGGCAACGACAAGCGAGACGACGCCAACGCGGATGGTCGCGAGGAGATGTCCCGTTCTCAGCAGCGTCGAAATCGTCGTAACCGTGCTCGTCAGCGCGAGCAGGAGAATCAGGACGATCGCAGCAACGATAGCCGCGACGATTCCGATAACGGCAACGACCGCGGTGATCGCAACGACAATCGCAACGATCGTAATGATCGTAATGACCGCGGTGATCGCAACGACCGTAATAACCGCAACGATCGCAACAACCACGATCGAGACAACGACGATGAAGGCCGCGGCAACCGCAACAACCGCCGCGGTCGCAACAACAATCGCAATAACGACCGCAATAACCATGACGATGACGGTCGTGGCAACCGTAACCGCCGCAACCGTCGCAATCGCCGCGACCGTCGCGGACGCGATAACAACGGTGGGGGACACGGCGGTCAGGACGAGATCCGCGAGGATGACGTTCTCCAGCCGGTGGCTGGCATCGTCGATGTGCTAGATAACAAGACCGCATTCGTGCGCACGTCCGGATACCTGCCGGGCTCTAACGATGTGCTGGTGTCCGCGCAAATGGTTCGTAAATACGGTCTGCGCAAGGGCGACGCCGTCACTGGTCAGGTCCGCATGCCGCGTGAGAATGGCTCGGGCCAGGTCACTCATGGCAACGGCCGTAATCGCCGCAAGTACAACCCGCTGGTCAAGGTCGAAACTGTAAACGGCATCGATCCGGAGCAGGCAAAGCAGCGGCCGAACTTCGCTAAGCTCACCCCGCTGTACCCGAACCGTCGCCTGCGTCTGGAGACCGAGCAGAAGATCCTCACCACTCGCGTCATCGACCTGATTATGCCGATTGGTAAGGGTCAGCGTGCGCTCATCGTTTCGCCGCCGAAGGCCGGTAAGACCACGATCCTGCAGAACATCGCGAACGCTATCGCGACGAACAACCCCGAGTGCTACATGATGGTCGTGCTTGTCGACGAGCGCCCGGAGGAAGTCACCGACATGCAGCGCAGTGTCCGTGGCGAGGTTATTGCTTCTACCTTCGACCGCCCGCCGTCAGATCACACGGCAGTGGCCGAGTTGGCTATTGAGCGTGCAAAGCGTCTGGTGGAACAGGGGCAGGACGTCGTCGTACTGCTGGACTCCATTACCCGCCTTGGCCGTGCGTACAACAACTCTTCGCCGGCATCGGGACGAATCCTCTCCGGTGGTGTGGACTCCAACGCTCTGTACCCACCGAAGCGCTTCTTGGGTGCTGCCCGAAACATCGAGGAAGGCGGCAGCCTCACCATCATCGCCACCGCGATGGTGGAGACCGGCTCCGCAGGCGATACCGTCATCTTCGAGGAGTTCAAGGGCACCGGTAACGCCGAGCTGAAGCTCGACCGTAAAATCTCCGAGCGCCGCGTGTTCCCGGCAGTGGATGTCAACCCGTCGGGTACTCGTAAGGATGAGCTGCTGCTCAGCACGGAGGAGGCTCGCATTATGCACAAGCTGCGCCGCATCCTCTCCGCGCTGGAGTCGCAGGCTGCTATTGACCTGTTGATTAAGCAGCTGAAGAAGACCCGGAACAATAAGGAATTCCTGATGCAGGTGGCTTCTTCTGCACCAATGGCCGCCGACGTTGATGTGGACGACATGCTTTAGCTGGGGTTAGCCGCAAACCACAGCACCAACCAGCATTTCACCCATCACAATCTGAAGGAATATTCAATGGCTAATCAGGTTTCCGCAGTTGACGACATCCTCTCCGAATACCACGGGCTCGAGGCGCAGCTGGCTGACCCCGAGCTGCACAACGACCCGAAGGCTGCCCGTAAGGTCGGCAAGCGCTTCAATGAGCTGCAGCCGGTCATTCAGACTCACAAGAAGCTGACTGAGGTCCAGGATGACCTGGAGGCAGCTCGCGAGATGGCATACGAGGACTCCGAGTTCGCAGCTGAGGCTGAGCGTCTCACTGCCGAGGCAGAGGAACTCGAGGAGAAGCTCGCCGACCTGCTGGCTCCGCGCGATCCGCACGACAGCGATGACATCGTTATGGAGCTCAAGTCCGGTGCCGGCGGTGAGGAGGCTGCGCTCTTCGCAGGTGAGCTCGCTCGCATGTACCAGCGCTATGCAGAAAAGCACGGCTTTACCACCGAGATTCTCGGTCTGTCCGAGTCTGATCTCGGCGGCGTGAAGGACATGACTATGTCCATCCGAGCCAAGACTCCGTCCCGCGACGGTGCGTGGAGCGTGTTCAAGTTTGAAGGTGGCGTCCACCGCGTGCAGCGCGTGCCGGTTACCGAATCTCAGGGCCGTATTCAAACGTCCGCCGCTGGTGTGCTGGTCTACCCGGAGCCCGACGAGGTCGAAGACATCCAGATTGATGAAAAGGATCTGCGTGTCGACGTCTACCGCTCCTCCGGTAAGGGCGGTCAGGGTGTTAACACGACTGACTCCGCCGTTCGCCTGACGCACCTTCCGACTGGTCTCGTTGTTACCTGTCAGAAGGAACGCTCGCAGATTCAGAACAAGGCCCGCGCTATGCAGGTCCTTGCTGCTCGACTGCAGCAGATGAAGGAAGAGGAGATCGCCGAGGCTGCCTCTGACCAGCGTAAGTCTCAGGTGCGCAACATGGATCGCTCCGAGCGCATCCGCACTTACAACTTCCCGGAGAACCGCGTTTCCGATCACCGCATCGGTTACAAGGCTCACAACCTGGACTCGGTGCTGGGCGGCGACATGGATGACCTGCTCAAGGCCCTCCACGACGCGGAGCGCGCTGAGCGTCTTGAAGCCGAGTAGCCCCACGCCCGCAGAAAATAGCTCGCCGACGTTACCGGATTCCGTCCGTACTCTCGGCGAGCTGTTTCGCTATGCGCGTCGCACGCTTGACGACGCGGCGCTGGCTTCTCCGGATGCCGACGCACGGGCGCTATTTGCAGCCGCAGTCGATGCGGGATCGGCAGACATTATCTTCCGCGGAGACGAACCGTACACCGATGAGGACGGTCGCAAGTATCTGGCCGAGATACTGGCCCGCAGAGTGGCTCGTGAGCCACTGCAGCACATCCTCGGTACGGCGCCGATGATGAGCCTGGAACTACAGGTCGGGCCCGGTGTTTTTGTACCCCGGCCGGAGACGGAACTGCTCGCGCAGTGGGCAATCGATCGAGCCCGTGAACTGGTCGCAAGTGGCGTCGTCAAGCCGAAAATCGTTGACTTGTGTACTGGATCCGGTGCGTTGGCGTTGGCGATCGCCGATGCCGTACCCGAAGCGGACGTGGTGGCTGTGGAGCTCTCTGAGCGGGCACGGGCGTGGGCTGCGAAGAATATCGAGACGTACGGCGATGGGCGTGTGCGTCTGATTGCTGGCGATGTCACGGATGTTCAGCTGATTGATGATGGCGCTGAGCTCGCAGATTGGGTAGGCGAGACCGACATTGTTGTGTCCAACCCTCCATATGTGCCCGAAGACACCGAGGTTACCCCCGAGGTGAGAGCTGATCCGCACTCTGCGGTCTTTGGCGGCGACGATGGGCTAGATGTCATTCGACCTATGATGAACCTAGTGGATGCGCTGGTGCGGTCGGGCGGAGTCATCGGCATTGAGCACGATGACTCTTCGGGAGACGATGTCAGTTCACTGCTGAAGGACACCTGGGATTACGCTGATGTAGAGGTCCGCCGTGACTTTGCAGGCCGTGATCGTTTTACGGTGGGACGCAAGAATTCATCTTAAAAGCAAACTTTGAAGCAGGAGCACAAATCTGATGAGCAGGATTATGGACTGCAGCACAGATGAAAACCGCGAACGCGCAATTGCAGCAGCAGTAGATGCTGTGAAGGCAGGACGGCTGGTCGTTATGCCTACCGATACCGTCTACGGCCTTGGCTGTGATGCCTTCGATAACCAAGCCGTTGCCTCCTTGCTGCGTGCCAAGCACCGCGGCCCGGATATGCCGGTACCGGTGCTGGTGGGTTCCTGGAACACGATTGAGGGGCTCGTCCGCGAATACTCACCAGCTGCTCGCACGCTGGTGGAGGCTTTCTGGCCGGGCGGACTGTCGCTGGTTGTGAACCAGGCACCGAGCTTGCCGTGGAACCTTGGTGATACTGCGGGTACGGTCATGCTGCGCATGCCGCTGCACCCAATCGCCATCGAGATTCTGCGCCGCACCGGTCCGATGGCAGTGTCCAGTGCGAACATCTCCGGCCAGGCACCGGCCACCAATGCCGTGCGTGCCAAGCAGATGTTGGGTGGGGAAGCGGCTGTATACGTCGACGGCGGCGAAGCCACGATTGGCACCCCATCGACGATTGTCGATATCTCGACTCCAGTGCCGCGGATTCTGCGCGAAGGCGCTGTGTCAGCAGCGGCGGTTGCCGAGGTATTGAGTACTACGCCCGAGCGACTGCTGGGGCAGTAGTCTTGGCTACTTAAAGTCTTTCCTGTTTAGTATCTGCAGCGATTGTGTGGGTGAGTAGTACCTAGTGGCGGTTATGAGCTTATTGGCAGCCCAGTCGGGTGGGGCAGGTGTGCCCATCCGCGAGCTCGCCATGCTCGTTTTAGTTTCCGCTGCTGTCAGCTATTTGCTCACTGGAGTAGTGCGTTATGTGCTGGTTCGCTCGGGCTGGTTGGATGCGCCCCGCACGCGCGATGTCCACGATATTCCGAAGCCCAGGCTCGGAGGCGTGGCGATGTACTCCGGGGTGGTCGCAGCTATCGCCCTTGCCTCGGTGATGCCGGCCCTCAACCGTGGTTTTCCGCCCATGACTCCAGATATGAGGGCAGTTGTGGCGGCCGCGTCGCTCTTGCTAATCGTCGGTATTTGGGATGACCTCTTTGACTTAGATGCCCTCACGAAGTTGGTGGGGCAGGTCGCGGCGGCACTTTTGATGTCATTTATGGGCGTCAACTGGTATCTGCTCTATATCCCTTTTAGTGGCGGTACTACGCTCATTCTCGATCCAATCATGTCCACAGTCTTGACTGTCCTATTTACTGTGGCATTGATTAACGCCTTCAACTTTGTTGACGGCATCGATGGTCTCGCAGCTGGACTCGGCATGATCGCCGCAGCTGCAATCCTTGTCTATTCGATGGTCATGCTCCATGACCAAGGCGGTACTGTCTCTGCCTATCCACCCGCGATGATTTCCGCGTGTCTCCTCGGCGCTTGTCTGGGCTTCTTGCCACACAACTTCGAACCCGCACGCATTTTCATGGGCGATTCCGGCGCCATGATGATCGGTTTGCTGCTCGCTGCTGCATCGGTGTCGGCGTCGGGTCGCATCGCGCCCTCCATGTACGGCACTGCCGACGTCATCGCTCTGATCTCGCCGATTGTGGTCGTCATCGCAGCAATTAGCGTGCCAATGCTCGACCTACTTCTCGCTGTTGTTCGCCGCGTCAGCCAGGGTAAGTCACCCTTCTCGCCCGACAAAATGCATATTCACCACCGCCTCCTGTCGATGGGGCACAGTCATCGCCGCGTGGTGCTAGTGCTTTACCTATGGGTGTCGGTCGTCGCGTACGCCGCCGTTGCCACCACCATTTTCCCCTTTGAATTCGTCGCTCTCACCTTCGGGGTCCTGCTTATCATCGCGGTTGTCTTCACCCTCCGTCGTCGCAATGCGCTTGCCGACGACCGTTCAAGGGGAGCGCGTCCCAGAAGTGGAAGTGGGGTCCGGCAGGTTATAAGACGTCGACGTGGACGCAGAAGGTACAATCTTCGACCGTGACTGAAAAAACAACTCCGGAGCCCGAGTCTAAATACGATGATTCGCGGCGACCGCTGCTGGCTGCTGCTCGCTCGGGCGCAATCGCGCTCGCTGTGATTACCGTGCTTTCGCTGCTGGTCTGGGGTGGCAAAAACGGTATGCCCGGTGTCTGGGGCGTACTCCTTGGAGCGGGCATTAGCGGAAGCTTCGTATTGCTTACCGTTCTAGGCATCCTCTTTACTGCTCGAACTTCGCCGTCCGTTACGCTTGCCGTTGTACTGGGTGGTTGGTTGTTGAAGATTGTCGTACTAATCGGTGTCCTGGTTGTTATTAGAAATCTTGAGTTTTATGACAACATGACTTTCTTCGTCACTGTTGTACTCACTCTGATGGTGACACTCGGTGCAGAAGTGTGGGGAATGTCGCAATCTAACCTCACTTATGTGCAACCAATGAAGGACGAATAGCTCGTTAATAACTTGTTGACCTGCTGAGAGGCTGCAATACGCTTCTAAAACCGCAGGTAATAAGCATATTGTCCAGTTTGTGCAGAAGATGCCACAAATAGAGGCCGAAACCCACAGAGGGGGTCGGCCTCTTTGTTGGATTCGGGGTCGGAAACGCGGGGGTGTACCGGGTGGGGAAAATGAGTCAGAACTGTTATCCTGAGTTTCGGGTAAGACGGCCTGTAGCGAAATAACTATCATTTCCACAGGTACGGTCCCCGTGAGCGCCGTGCTGATGAGCGAATGGAATCCGCGGCGCGACACGTTAAATGACGTCCTTCGCACCGCTTGACAATAGTTCTAGCGGCCCAATCACGGGAGAGAACGCTGAGCGTTACAACACTTGCCGAGATGCGGGGTGAGTTTCACTCACCCAACTTGCAGGAGGAGTATTTCCCGGGTGAACAATTTGGCGACTTCATTCTAGGTGGCAGTGGCGACTGGTACGCCATGGACCGCCTGATGATTGTTCGTCTTTTGATGGCCGTGATCGTCGCCGTGTTCTTCGTCGTCGCAATGCGTCGTCCGAAGCTCGTGCCGACTGGTCTGCAGAACGTTGCGGAGTTGATGCTGGACTTCGTCCGCATCCACATCGCGGAGGAGATTCTGGGTAAGAAGGAGGGGCGTCGTTTCCTTCCGGTTCTGGCCACCATCTTCTTCCTTGTTATCTCGATGAATATTGCGGCTATTATTCCTGGCCTCAATATTTCGCCGAACGCCCGAATCGGTATGCCACTGGTTCTGGCCCTGTTCGCATACGTTGCCTTCATTTACGCGGGCTCGAAGAAGATGGGCTTCTTCAAGTTTGTGAAGTCGGCAGTCGTTATTCCGAACTTGCCACCGGTACTCCACCTCATCGTGGTGCCGATCGAGATTTTCTCCAACTTCGTTCTCCGCCCAGTTACGCTGACCATCCGTCTGATGGCCAACATGCTGGCGGGCCACATGGTTCTAGTCCTGCTTTTCGGTGCCACGAACTTCTTCTTCTGGCAGCTGAATGGTTGGACCGCCCTGTCCGGGTTGACCCTTGTCGCTGCGGTAGCATTCACGCTGTTCGAGATGCTGGTGATTTTCCTGCAGGCATACATCTTTGCCCTGCTGAGCGCCGTCTACATCGAACTGTCGCTGCACGCAGACGAGCACTAACCCATAACTAATGAGGCCGCAAATTCGGCAACAAGGCCTCGCAAACTTAATAGCAAGACCCACTTGACCCACAAAAGCCCCGGGCCTACTTAGAACAATCTTTAATCCGGGGCCATCCTTTAAGAAAGGGAACGGTTCATAATGAACGACGTCATCCTCTCCGCCCAGGACGCTGTCCAGGCTGTCGACACCAACGCTGGCCTGAAGACCATCGGTTACGGTCTGTCCACCCTGGGCCCGGGCCTCGGTATCGGCATCGTCGCCGGCAAGACCGTTGAGGGTATGGCACGCCAGCCTGAGATGGCCGGCCAGCTGCGTACCACCATGTTCCTGGGTATCGCCTTCACTGAGGCTCTCGCCCTGATCGGCCTGGTCGCAGGCTTCGTTTTCTAAGTCCGGACCTTCAAGCGGAGAACACGTAAACCATGACAGATTTCACCTTTTTGCTAGCGGCGGGTGACCTCCCGATGGGAGAGTCCATTAACCCGCTGCTGCCAAAGACCTATGACATCGTCTGGTCCGTTGTCCCGCTGGTAGTTATCCTGGTTCTCTTCTGGAAGCTCGTTCTTCCGAAGTTCCAGGAGGTCCTGACCGAGCGGGAGGACCGGATTGAGGGCGGCATTGAACGCGCTGAAGCTGCACAGGCTGAAGCCAAGGCCGCTCTGGAAAAGTACAACAGTCAGCTCGCAGAGGCCCGTACTGAAGCAGCAAAGATTCGCGACGAAGCCCGTGCACAGGGTCAGCGCATCATTGCAGACGCTACGACCAAGGCTAATGACGAGAGCGCACGAATCATCGAGTCCGGTGAGAAGCAGCTCGCTGCCCAGCGTGAGCAGGTAGTCGCAGAGCTGCGCAAGGAAATGGGCCAGAACTCCATCAATCTCGCTGAGCGCCTTCTGGGCGAGCAGCTTTCCGACGACGTTCGTAACTCGTCGACGATTGACAACTTCTTGTCCAACCTTGACACCGTGGCCCCGGCCGGAAAGTAGGCGACATGCACGCAGCAAGCCGCGAATCCCTGGCAGCCCTTAGCCAGCGACTGGACGCCGCTATCGGTGGCGACAATGTCGCTGTTGCTCAGGCTGCTCAGACTGGTTCCGAGCTTTTCGACATCGTCGAGGTCCTGGACTCCGACCGCGGCCTGCGTGTCGCTGTCGCCGACAC
The sequence above is drawn from the Corynebacterium jeikeium genome and encodes:
- the atpB gene encoding ATP synthase F0 subunit A; translation: MRGEFHSPNLQEEYFPGEQFGDFILGGSGDWYAMDRLMIVRLLMAVIVAVFFVVAMRRPKLVPTGLQNVAELMLDFVRIHIAEEILGKKEGRRFLPVLATIFFLVISMNIAAIIPGLNISPNARIGMPLVLALFAYVAFIYAGSKKMGFFKFVKSAVVIPNLPPVLHLIVVPIEIFSNFVLRPVTLTIRLMANMLAGHMVLVLLFGATNFFFWQLNGWTALSGLTLVAAVAFTLFEMLVIFLQAYIFALLSAVYIELSLHADEH
- a CDS encoding F0F1 ATP synthase subunit B, with amino-acid sequence MTDFTFLLAAGDLPMGESINPLLPKTYDIVWSVVPLVVILVLFWKLVLPKFQEVLTEREDRIEGGIERAEAAQAEAKAALEKYNSQLAEARTEAAKIRDEARAQGQRIIADATTKANDESARIIESGEKQLAAQREQVVAELRKEMGQNSINLAERLLGEQLSDDVRNSSTIDNFLSNLDTVAPAGK
- a CDS encoding ATP synthase F0 subunit C, encoding MNDVILSAQDAVQAVDTNAGLKTIGYGLSTLGPGLGIGIVAGKTVEGMARQPEMAGQLRTTMFLGIAFTEALALIGLVAGFVF